AGCTTCTGAAGTCACAACTTTGGTATTGAAAGAAAATACTCACATGGTGTCTGTCTCTAAGAAGAATTCTCCACATAAAGAATTTCATGCTTTAGTCTCTCATGATCTTAATAGCTTGGATAACAACAAGGAGAAAGAGGGTATGATGAAGGAAGAATGCAAAAGTACAGAATCATGCAGCATGGAGGATGAAGATATTATGGCTCATAAAGTTGATGTGTCAAAAGTGGTTGATATGAATGTCAATCTTTGGAGTTAAAAGTTCAAAGAAAGGTAGAAGGAATAAGCATGGGGGTGAAACTCAATCTGCTAAAGCTAAGGGTAAAAAAATGCAAACAGGATCCAAGGATGGAGAAGTAAAACTATTCAGGATTCTACCAAAGAGGAATCTTTGCAAACAAAACAACTTCCCAATGATGAAAACACTCGTTTGGAATTTCAGAGCTGTCAATACTCATAAGGCTTTTCACAAAGTTCAGATGTTGCATAAACACCGTAAGTTTGTCCTGATATCTTTGTTAGAGCCTTTCCAACAATCCAGACATATAGACAGATATAAGAGAAGATTAGGTATGAACCTGGCTAATCACAACTGCAATGGAAAGATTTGGTTTTTTGTTACTGATGGTATTGAAGTGGATGTTCTAATGGACACTGATCAACAAGTGACTATTAAGATGTTGTTTCAGGATAGTGGCAAGTGTATGATTTTAAATATAGTATATGCAAAGTGTGATGCCGGTGAAAGAATGGTGATGTGGGATAATACTTATCAATTGGCAAGCTTTATGGACTTGCCTTGGATGGTAGGGGGagattttaatgtcattatgCATGAGGAAGAAAAGATAGGAGGTTTACTAGTATATCCAGCAGAATATGAAGATTTTGCCTTTTGCATGAACTCTTGTGAATTATCAGAGGTAGAGTTTAAAGGCAGTCCttttacttggtggaatggaagggCTGGTCATGATTGCATTTTCAAGAGATTGGATAGGATTCTGGTCAATTAGCAATATCAGAATTGGTTCAGTAACTTGAATATGGAGCATTTACTAAGAACATGATCAAATCATGCACCTCTTCTTCTCTCAGCAGGAGAAAAAATTCAGTTTCAAAAGCATTTTATATTCCTGAAGTTTTGGCTGGAGCATGAGACATTTGCAGAAGTGGTGGAACAACATTGAAGAATTGATTTTGTGGGTGatctttttcttacttttaaGTTTAAGATGAAAAGCTTGAAATCTGCTTTGTCAAAATTGAGCAAGGATACCTTTGGAGATCTTTTTAAGCAGTTAACaataaggaaggatatagttaGGATTAAAGAACAACTGTTTGAAGAAGAACCAACAGAAGAAAATAGCGGGGTACTGCAGTTGGCACAGGCTGAAcacaaaagatatatacatttTGAGGAAGAATTTTGGAGACAAGAAGCAAGCATCCAATGGTATTCTGAAGGAGACAGAAATACAAGATATTTTTATAGTCTTGTGAAGGATAGAAGAAAGAGGTTGTTGCTTACATGGATTCAGAATTTAGATGGAGATTGGCTTGACAATATAGATGATATTGCTAGTGAAGTTGTTTCTTTTTATC
This Lycium ferocissimum isolate CSIRO_LF1 unplaced genomic scaffold, AGI_CSIRO_Lferr_CH_V1 ctg13055, whole genome shotgun sequence DNA region includes the following protein-coding sequences:
- the LOC132042062 gene encoding uncharacterized protein LOC132042062, which encodes MQTGSKDGEVKLFRILPKRNLCKQNNFPMMKTLVWNFRAVNTHKAFHKVQMLHKHRKFVLISLLEPFQQSRHIDRYKRRLGMNLANHNCNGKIWFFVTDGIEVDVLMDTDQQVTIKMLFQDSGKCMILNIVYAKCDAGERMVMWDNTYQLASFMDLPWMVGGDFNVIMHEEEKIGGLLVYPAEYEDFAFCMNSCELSEVEFKGSPFTWWNGRAGHDCIFKRLDRILVN